The Streptomyces clavuligerus genome includes a region encoding these proteins:
- a CDS encoding GlxA family transcriptional regulator: MSTVRRLIVIVLFEGVDLLDVTGPPEVFALVQRETEDATGYEVVLAAETMAPVTTSAGVRILPDATFEELAVRAIDTLLVPGSVEVDNERRVHALTDPTVVAWVRKLAERTRRVTSVCVGAHILAAAGLLDGKRATTHWSTAEQLAADHPEVEVDADPIFIREGNVWTGAGISACLDLSLALVADDFGETTALRVARQLVMYLKRPSGQSQFSVPLEPVSATRRVEELRHYVTRNIGEQLTAADLAAHAHVSERQLNRIFKAELGMTPSAYIESARVEMARNQLESTDVTLDRIVSTCGFGTTDTLIRAFRRRLGTTPTEYRLRFRVGPVTGISEAWPRAYEVSEV, encoded by the coding sequence ATGAGCACCGTCAGACGACTCATCGTGATCGTCCTCTTCGAGGGCGTCGATCTGCTCGACGTCACCGGACCGCCCGAGGTGTTCGCCCTCGTCCAGCGGGAGACGGAGGACGCGACCGGCTACGAGGTCGTCCTGGCCGCCGAGACCATGGCCCCCGTCACCACGTCCGCCGGGGTGCGCATCCTTCCCGACGCCACCTTCGAGGAACTGGCCGTACGGGCCATCGACACGCTGCTGGTGCCCGGTTCGGTCGAGGTCGACAACGAACGCCGGGTCCACGCGCTCACCGACCCGACCGTGGTCGCCTGGGTGCGGAAGCTCGCCGAGCGGACCCGCAGGGTCACGTCCGTCTGTGTGGGGGCGCATATCCTCGCCGCCGCCGGGCTGCTCGACGGCAAGCGCGCCACCACCCACTGGTCGACGGCGGAACAGCTCGCCGCCGACCACCCGGAGGTCGAGGTGGACGCCGACCCCATCTTCATCCGCGAGGGCAATGTGTGGACCGGCGCGGGGATCAGCGCCTGTCTCGATCTGTCGCTCGCCCTGGTGGCCGACGACTTCGGCGAGACCACGGCGCTGCGCGTGGCCCGTCAGCTCGTGATGTATCTGAAACGGCCCAGTGGGCAGAGCCAGTTCAGCGTTCCGCTGGAGCCCGTCTCCGCGACCCGGCGCGTGGAGGAGCTGCGGCACTACGTCACGCGCAACATCGGCGAACAGCTCACCGCCGCGGACCTCGCCGCGCACGCCCATGTCAGCGAGCGGCAGCTCAACCGGATCTTCAAGGCCGAGCTGGGCATGACGCCGAGCGCCTATATCGAGTCGGCGCGCGTGGAGATGGCGCGCAATCAGTTGGAGTCGACGGACGTCACTCTGGACCGCATCGTGTCCACCTGCGGATTCGGTACGACGGACACCCTCATCCGGGCGTTCCGGCGCAGGCTGGGCACGACGCCGACGGAGTACCGGCTCCGCTTCAGGGTCGGGCCGGTCACCGGGATCTCCGAGGCGTGGCCCCGGGCCTACGAGGTGTCCGAGGTGTAG
- a CDS encoding NtaA/DmoA family FMN-dependent monooxygenase (This protein belongs to a clade of FMN-dependent monooxygenases, within a broader family of flavin-dependent oxidoreductases, the luciferase-like monooxygenase (LMM) family, some of whose members use coenzyme F420 rather than FMN.) yields MTRPTREEPSGNRPRKQIRLAAHFPGVNNTTVWSDPRAGSHIEFASFAHLARTAERAKFDFLFLAEGLRLREQGGRIHDLDVVGRPDTFTVLTALAAVTERLGLTGTINSTFNEPYEVARQFASLDHLSGGRAAWNVVTSWDAFTGENFRRGGFLPQEERYSRAREFLATANELFDSWNGDEIVADRHSGVFLGDARAGTFAHRGQHFDITGRFNVPRSPQGRPVIFQAGDSEEGREFAASSADAIFSRHSTLEAGREFYADVKGRLARHGRTPDQLLVLPAATFALGDTDAEARELAHEVRRQQVSGRTAITYLEQVWNRDLSAYDPDGPLPAVDPDPGEHTIAQGRASVRMFGDRLAVARQWRERAAAENLSIRELVIETTGRQSFIGSPATVAATIDTFVQTDAADGFILVPHITPGGLDEFADTVVPLLQERGVFRHDYTGTTLREHLGLAHPDARARPGPRRAVP; encoded by the coding sequence ATGACCCGTCCGACCAGGGAAGAACCGTCAGGGAACAGGCCCCGGAAACAGATCCGCCTCGCCGCCCATTTCCCCGGCGTCAACAACACCACCGTCTGGAGCGACCCCCGGGCGGGCAGCCATATCGAGTTCGCCTCCTTCGCGCATCTGGCACGGACCGCCGAACGCGCCAAGTTCGACTTCCTGTTCCTCGCCGAAGGGCTGCGCCTGCGCGAGCAGGGCGGACGGATACACGACCTCGACGTGGTCGGGCGCCCCGACACCTTCACCGTGCTCACCGCGCTCGCCGCCGTCACGGAACGGCTGGGCCTGACCGGCACCATCAACTCCACGTTCAACGAGCCCTACGAGGTGGCCCGCCAGTTCGCCAGCCTGGACCATCTCTCGGGCGGACGCGCCGCCTGGAACGTCGTCACCTCCTGGGACGCCTTCACCGGCGAGAACTTCCGGCGCGGCGGCTTCCTCCCGCAGGAGGAGCGCTACTCCCGGGCCCGGGAGTTCCTGGCCACCGCCAACGAGCTGTTCGACTCCTGGAACGGGGACGAGATCGTCGCCGACCGGCACTCCGGAGTCTTCCTCGGGGACGCGCGGGCGGGAACCTTCGCCCACCGCGGACAGCACTTCGACATCACCGGCCGGTTCAACGTCCCCCGCAGTCCCCAGGGCCGCCCGGTGATCTTCCAGGCCGGGGACTCCGAGGAGGGACGTGAGTTCGCCGCGTCCAGCGCCGACGCCATCTTCAGCAGGCACAGCACCCTGGAGGCGGGCCGGGAGTTCTACGCCGATGTCAAGGGACGCCTGGCCCGCCACGGCCGGACCCCCGACCAGCTCCTCGTCCTGCCCGCGGCGACCTTCGCCCTCGGCGACACCGACGCGGAGGCGCGGGAACTGGCCCATGAGGTGCGGCGCCAACAGGTCAGCGGCCGGACCGCGATCACCTACCTCGAACAGGTCTGGAACCGCGACCTGTCGGCGTACGACCCGGACGGCCCGCTCCCCGCCGTCGACCCGGACCCCGGTGAGCACACCATCGCCCAGGGCCGCGCGAGCGTCCGGATGTTCGGCGACCGGCTCGCCGTCGCCCGGCAGTGGCGCGAGCGGGCCGCCGCGGAGAACCTCTCCATCCGCGAACTGGTCATCGAGACCACCGGCCGCCAGTCGTTCATCGGCTCCCCGGCCACCGTCGCGGCGACGATCGACACCTTCGTCCAGACGGACGCCGCCGACGGCTTCATCCTGGTGCCGCACATCACCCCCGGCGGACTGGACGAGTTCGCGGACACCGTCGTCCCCCTGCTCCAGGAACGCGGGGTGTTCCGCCACGACTACACCGGCACCACCCTCCGCGAGCACCTCGGCCTGGCGCACCCCGACGCCCGGGCGCGGCCGGGGCCCCGGCGGGCGGTGCCATGA
- a CDS encoding putative leader peptide: MTERLESPAGCAVRAPQPPLLLTSRRHIDLLRVSSAASPPR, translated from the coding sequence ATGACGGAGCGTCTGGAGTCGCCCGCAGGCTGTGCGGTGCGCGCGCCCCAGCCGCCGCTGCTCCTGACCTCCCGCCGCCACATCGATCTCCTGCGCGTCTCCAGCGCGGCGAGCCCTCCGCGCTGA
- a CDS encoding MBL fold metallo-hydrolase: MSRPTFLRAASTVVAVTASVALLAACGGEDTKDEAKAKPNTDAKTADTQTPASGAADSSSAGAGAFTVTHVGGPTTILEIAGSRILIDPTFDAPKKYKSGLEKIQAPAFGTDRIGKIDAVLLSHHQHDDNLDDKGRDLLKEMPVVLSTPGARKTLGDHVTGMKAWEAQELKTAGGTIKITAVPGLHGPDGVDRGADGEVTGFVLSGEGVPTTYVSGDNASVKVAKEVGERVTKEIGPIDTAILFAGAARTPAILDNAPLTLTSKNAAQVAKDLNPRKVVPVHTDSWNIYSEDTKSLVKAFQEQGIDDKLIDLAPAGETKKLS, encoded by the coding sequence ATGAGTCGTCCGACGTTCCTCCGTGCCGCCTCCACCGTCGTCGCGGTCACCGCGAGCGTGGCCCTCCTCGCCGCCTGCGGCGGAGAGGACACCAAAGACGAGGCGAAGGCGAAGCCCAACACCGACGCCAAGACCGCCGACACCCAGACCCCCGCGTCGGGGGCCGCCGACTCCTCGTCCGCCGGCGCCGGGGCATTCACCGTGACCCATGTGGGCGGGCCGACCACGATCCTGGAGATCGCGGGCTCGCGCATCCTGATCGACCCGACCTTCGACGCGCCCAAGAAGTACAAGAGCGGCCTGGAGAAGATCCAGGCCCCCGCGTTCGGCACCGACAGGATCGGCAAGATCGACGCCGTGCTCCTCTCCCACCACCAGCACGACGACAACCTCGACGACAAGGGCCGTGACCTGCTCAAGGAGATGCCCGTCGTGCTCTCCACGCCCGGGGCGCGAAAGACCCTCGGCGATCACGTCACCGGTATGAAGGCGTGGGAGGCGCAGGAGCTGAAGACGGCGGGTGGCACCATCAAGATCACCGCGGTGCCCGGTCTGCACGGTCCCGACGGTGTGGACCGCGGCGCGGACGGCGAGGTCACCGGCTTCGTCCTCAGCGGAGAGGGCGTGCCCACCACCTATGTCTCCGGTGACAACGCCTCCGTCAAGGTCGCCAAGGAGGTGGGGGAGCGCGTCACCAAGGAGATCGGCCCCATCGACACGGCCATCCTCTTCGCCGGAGCCGCCCGCACCCCCGCGATCCTCGACAACGCTCCGCTGACTCTCACCTCGAAGAACGCGGCGCAGGTGGCGAAGGACCTCAACCCGCGCAAGGTGGTGCCGGTCCACACCGACAGTTGGAACATCTACTCCGAGGACACCAAGTCCCTGGTCAAGGCGTTCCAGGAGCAGGGCATCGACGACAAGCTGATCGACCTGGCCCCGGCGGGCGAGACGAAGAAGCTGTCGTGA
- a CDS encoding LLM class flavin-dependent oxidoreductase gives MSPPSPLSPTSPLHLAVALDGAGWHPAAWREPGARPRALFTAGYWAGLVAEAERGLLDFVTFEDSLGLQSAHPLAPEYPPASAHPLAPDTRTDQVRGRLDAVLVAARVAPLTRAIGLVPTVVATHTEPFHISKAIATLDHVSAGRAGLLLQISARHDEAAHFGRRTFPRPNPENARDAENAEYAENAGDTRRTEGTGQPPAPAGPDLIAELSDEAADHAEVVRRLWDSWEDDAEIRDVATGRFIDRDKLHYIDFEGRHFNVKGPSITPRPPQGQPVISLLAHRDVPYSLVGRTADIACVTPHDTGQVRAAVAEIRAAQAAAGRADERLPVLGDLVVFLDDDHAAATDRRARLDGLAGHPWTSDAAIFTGTPADLADLLLEWRPSGLGGFRLRPGVLGHDLEQITRGLVPELQRRGAFRHAYAADTLRGHLGLPRPANRYATARSGGPRSGGPRSGGPRSGGPRSGGPRSGGTWPGGPRSGEARPGGAVRP, from the coding sequence GTGTCCCCACCTTCCCCCCTTTCCCCAACGTCCCCTCTGCACCTCGCCGTCGCGCTGGACGGCGCGGGCTGGCACCCGGCCGCGTGGCGTGAGCCGGGCGCCAGACCCCGCGCCCTGTTCACCGCCGGTTACTGGGCCGGTCTTGTGGCCGAGGCCGAACGCGGCCTGCTCGACTTCGTGACCTTCGAGGACTCGCTCGGCCTGCAATCCGCGCACCCCTTGGCCCCCGAGTACCCCCCGGCCTCCGCGCACCCCCTGGCCCCCGACACCCGCACCGACCAGGTACGGGGCCGGCTGGACGCGGTGCTCGTCGCCGCCCGTGTCGCCCCGTTGACCCGTGCCATCGGGCTGGTGCCGACCGTCGTCGCCACCCATACCGAGCCGTTCCACATCTCCAAGGCCATCGCCACCCTGGACCATGTCAGCGCCGGGCGCGCGGGCCTGCTCCTCCAGATATCGGCGCGGCACGACGAGGCCGCGCACTTCGGCCGCCGGACCTTCCCCCGTCCGAACCCCGAGAACGCAAGGGACGCAGAGAACGCAGAGTACGCAGAGAACGCAGGGGACACCCGGCGTACTGAAGGCACCGGACAACCGCCCGCCCCGGCCGGACCGGACCTGATCGCGGAACTCTCCGACGAGGCCGCCGACCACGCCGAGGTGGTGCGCCGCCTCTGGGACAGCTGGGAGGACGACGCGGAGATCCGCGATGTCGCCACCGGACGCTTTATCGACCGGGACAAATTACATTACATCGACTTCGAGGGCAGGCACTTCAACGTCAAGGGCCCCTCGATCACCCCCCGGCCACCGCAAGGACAGCCCGTCATCAGCCTGCTCGCCCACCGGGACGTGCCGTACTCCCTGGTGGGCCGTACGGCCGACATCGCCTGTGTCACCCCGCACGACACCGGACAGGTCCGCGCCGCCGTCGCCGAGATCCGCGCCGCGCAGGCCGCGGCGGGCCGGGCGGACGAGCGGCTGCCCGTCCTCGGGGACCTGGTGGTCTTCCTGGACGACGACCACGCCGCGGCGACCGACCGGAGGGCCCGCCTGGACGGCCTCGCGGGCCACCCCTGGACCAGCGACGCCGCGATCTTCACCGGCACCCCCGCAGACCTGGCGGACCTGCTCCTGGAGTGGCGCCCGTCCGGTCTCGGCGGCTTCCGGCTGCGCCCCGGGGTCCTCGGCCACGACCTGGAGCAGATCACCCGGGGCCTCGTCCCCGAACTCCAGCGCCGGGGCGCCTTCCGGCACGCCTACGCCGCGGACACCCTGCGCGGGCACCTCGGGCTGCCCCGCCCCGCCAATCGCTACGCCACCGCCCGATCCGGAGGTCCCCGATCCGGAGGTCCCCGATCCGGAGGCCCCCGATCCGGAGGCCCCCGATCCGGAGGCCCCCGATCCGGAGGTACCTGGCCCGGAGGTCCCCGATCCGGAGAAGCACGGCCCGGAGGTGCCGTCCGACCATGA
- a CDS encoding glutathione S-transferase C-terminal domain-containing protein: MSATLPTTLPAPAPPRPFRGRIGRDPRGGYYAAARRYRLHLSLSCPRCLRIAVTHSLLGLGETLPVVLLPAVPDSPDGGHLALRPLYEASAHRYPGPAAAPVLSDGWTGRIVSTHTPDILRDLARTFGGPGPDLCPQGAEEELAAVGRLCAYGIDEAAQHAGRADTDARARRIALDTLLRALGSLERTLTTREFVLGDGPTAADVQVWVALVQLDTVHRLHLDAAAVHRVADHPRLWRYARRLAARPAFGRNLDLDGIARRHHGHCRGLEAAGAAVQILDWTGQLPDGADDAPSRRDPDGFTKPQYALHLRPHGSA; this comes from the coding sequence ATGTCCGCCACCCTTCCGACCACCCTGCCCGCGCCCGCCCCGCCACGACCGTTCCGGGGCAGGATCGGCCGTGATCCGCGCGGCGGCTACTACGCCGCAGCGCGCCGCTACCGCCTCCACCTGTCGCTCTCCTGCCCCCGCTGTCTGCGCATCGCCGTGACCCACAGCCTGCTCGGACTGGGGGAGACCCTCCCGGTGGTCCTGCTGCCCGCGGTCCCCGACAGCCCCGACGGGGGACACCTCGCCCTGCGCCCCCTGTACGAGGCCAGCGCGCACCGCTACCCCGGACCGGCCGCCGCACCCGTCCTGAGCGACGGCTGGACGGGGCGGATCGTGAGCACCCACACCCCCGACATCCTCCGGGACCTGGCCCGGACCTTCGGCGGTCCCGGCCCCGACCTCTGTCCGCAGGGGGCCGAGGAGGAGCTGGCAGCCGTCGGACGGCTCTGCGCGTACGGCATCGACGAAGCCGCCCAGCACGCCGGACGGGCCGACACCGACGCCCGCGCGCGCCGGATTGCCCTCGATACCCTGCTGCGGGCCCTGGGCTCGCTGGAACGGACCCTCACCACCCGGGAGTTCGTCCTCGGCGACGGACCCACCGCCGCCGACGTACAGGTGTGGGTGGCCCTGGTGCAGCTCGACACCGTGCACCGGCTGCACCTCGACGCCGCAGCGGTCCATCGCGTCGCCGACCATCCGAGGCTGTGGCGGTACGCGCGGCGGCTGGCAGCCCGGCCCGCCTTCGGCCGCAATCTCGACCTGGACGGCATCGCCCGCAGGCACCACGGCCACTGCCGGGGGCTGGAGGCCGCGGGGGCGGCGGTGCAGATCCTGGACTGGACCGGGCAGCTCCCGGACGGGGCCGATGACGCGCCGTCCCGGCGGGACCCGGACGGTTTCACGAAACCGCAATACGCCCTCCACCTGAGGCCGCACGGCTCCGCCTAG
- a CDS encoding TetR/AcrR family transcriptional regulator: MSTARERILEATAELLATKDALAISTRAICDRARVGMPEIYRQFGDKQGLLTAVADVGFQRFLANKRRNPLTDDPVADLRTAWDSHVAFALGHPHLYRLMFTPTGDAKPQAIKEAQALLLSALERCRAAGRLRTAPELAGQAILSANVGVCLMALSFPELFGGLDISQAVRDAVIGKVTGDEREDTRIGTATVLAQALVDTLTGTASVDTAAVDRLARALRPSDTEGTSGTSGTP; encoded by the coding sequence ATGTCAACGGCACGAGAGCGCATCCTGGAAGCCACCGCGGAACTGCTCGCCACCAAGGACGCCCTGGCGATCTCGACCCGGGCCATCTGTGACCGGGCCAGAGTCGGCATGCCGGAGATCTACCGCCAGTTCGGCGACAAACAGGGGCTGCTCACAGCAGTGGCCGATGTCGGCTTCCAGCGCTTCCTCGCCAATAAACGGCGCAACCCGCTCACCGACGACCCAGTGGCGGATCTGCGGACGGCCTGGGACAGCCATGTCGCGTTCGCGCTCGGCCATCCCCATCTGTACCGGCTGATGTTCACCCCCACCGGGGACGCCAAGCCGCAGGCGATCAAGGAGGCGCAGGCCCTGCTGCTGTCGGCCCTGGAGCGCTGCCGGGCGGCCGGGCGGCTGCGCACGGCACCGGAGCTGGCCGGTCAGGCCATCCTCTCCGCCAATGTGGGGGTGTGCCTGATGGCGCTGTCCTTCCCGGAGCTGTTCGGGGGGCTCGACATCTCGCAGGCGGTACGCGACGCCGTGATCGGGAAGGTCACCGGCGACGAACGGGAGGACACCCGGATCGGCACCGCCACCGTCCTCGCGCAGGCCTTGGTCGACACCCTCACGGGGACGGCTTCCGTGGACACTGCCGCCGTCGACCGGCTGGCCCGCGCACTGCGCCCCTCGGACACCGAGGGCACCTCGGGCACCTCGGGCACCCCCTGA
- a CDS encoding ATP-binding cassette domain-containing protein translates to METRVSKAKKADTRASAPHTADTHEMIRVHGARENNLRDVSIEIPKRRLTVFTGVSGSGKSSLVFDTIAAESQRLVNETYNTFAQGFMTTPARPEVDVLEGLTTAIVVDQQRMGADPRSTVGTATDANAMLRILFSRLGTPHIGPPGAFAFNVPSVRASGAITVERGSAKTVKQTFTRTGGMCPRCEGRGSVSDIDLTQLYDDSKSIAEGAFTIPGWKSDNVWTVGLYAQSGFLDPDKPIREFTRQEMQDFLHREPVKVKVNGVNLTYEGLIPKIRKSFLAKDKEAMQPHIRAFVERAVTFTDCPDCEGTRLSEAARSSRIDGINIADACAMQISDLAAWAGGLAEPSVAPLLTALRETLDSFVEIGLGYLSLDRSSGTLSGGEAQRVKMIRHLGSALTDVTYVFDEPTTGLHPHDIQRMNELLLRLRDKGNTVLVVEHKPETIAIADHVVDLGPGAGTAGGSVCFEGTVEGLRAADTATGRHFDDRAALKKTVRKPTGTLEIRGAATHNLRDVDVDIPLGVLTVVTGVAGSGKSSLVHGSLMNGSPGARPDPDGAGVVSIDQSAIRGSRRSNPATYTGLLDPIRKAFAKASGAKPALFSANSEGACPACKGAGVIYTDLAIMAGVSTPCEECEGKRYQASVLEHRLGGRDISEVLAMSVTEAAEFFATGEARTPAAHRILGRLADVGLGYLTLGQPLTTLSGGERQRLKLATHMAEKGGVYILDEPTTGLHLADVEQLLGLLDRLVDSGKSVIVVEHHQAVMAHADWIVDLGPGAGHDGGRIVFEGTPAALVAARSTLTGEHLAAYVDA, encoded by the coding sequence ATGGAGACACGAGTGAGCAAGGCCAAGAAGGCGGACACCCGGGCGTCCGCGCCGCACACCGCCGACACCCACGAGATGATCCGCGTGCACGGCGCCCGCGAGAACAACCTCCGCGACGTCAGCATCGAGATCCCCAAGCGCCGCCTGACAGTCTTCACCGGCGTCTCCGGCTCCGGCAAGAGCTCACTCGTCTTCGACACGATCGCCGCCGAGTCCCAGCGGCTCGTCAACGAGACCTACAACACCTTCGCACAGGGCTTCATGACGACGCCCGCCCGCCCCGAGGTCGACGTACTCGAAGGACTGACCACCGCCATCGTCGTCGACCAGCAGCGGATGGGCGCCGACCCCCGCTCCACCGTCGGCACCGCCACCGACGCCAACGCGATGCTGCGCATCCTCTTCAGCCGACTCGGCACCCCCCACATCGGCCCGCCCGGAGCGTTCGCGTTCAACGTCCCCTCGGTCCGCGCCAGCGGCGCGATCACGGTCGAACGCGGCTCCGCCAAGACCGTGAAGCAGACCTTCACCCGCACCGGCGGCATGTGCCCGCGCTGCGAGGGCCGGGGCAGCGTCTCCGACATCGACCTCACCCAGCTCTACGACGACTCCAAGTCGATCGCCGAAGGCGCGTTCACCATCCCCGGCTGGAAGTCGGACAACGTCTGGACCGTGGGGCTCTACGCCCAGTCCGGCTTCCTCGACCCGGACAAGCCGATCCGTGAGTTCACCCGCCAGGAAATGCAGGACTTCCTGCACCGCGAGCCGGTCAAGGTGAAGGTCAACGGCGTCAACCTCACCTACGAGGGGCTCATCCCCAAGATCCGCAAGTCCTTCCTGGCCAAGGACAAGGAGGCCATGCAGCCGCATATCCGGGCCTTCGTGGAGCGCGCCGTCACTTTCACCGACTGCCCCGACTGCGAGGGCACCCGGCTCAGCGAAGCGGCCCGTTCCTCCCGGATCGACGGAATCAACATCGCCGACGCCTGCGCCATGCAGATCAGCGATCTCGCCGCCTGGGCCGGCGGCCTCGCCGAGCCCTCCGTGGCGCCGCTGCTCACGGCCCTGCGGGAGACGCTCGACTCGTTCGTGGAGATCGGCCTCGGCTATCTCTCCCTCGACCGCTCGTCCGGCACCCTCTCCGGCGGCGAGGCGCAGCGCGTCAAGATGATCCGCCACCTCGGCTCCGCGCTCACCGACGTCACCTATGTCTTCGACGAGCCCACCACGGGTCTGCACCCGCACGACATCCAGCGGATGAACGAGCTGCTGCTGCGGCTGCGCGACAAGGGCAACACCGTGCTGGTCGTCGAGCACAAGCCGGAGACGATCGCGATCGCGGACCATGTCGTCGACCTCGGCCCCGGCGCCGGTACGGCGGGCGGCTCGGTCTGCTTCGAGGGCACCGTCGAGGGCCTGCGGGCCGCCGACACCGCCACCGGCCGTCACTTCGACGACCGCGCCGCCCTCAAGAAGACCGTGCGGAAGCCCACCGGAACCCTGGAGATCCGCGGCGCGGCGACGCACAACCTGCGCGATGTCGATGTGGATATTCCGCTCGGGGTGCTCACCGTCGTCACCGGTGTCGCGGGCTCCGGAAAGAGTTCCCTGGTCCACGGCTCCCTGATGAACGGCTCGCCGGGTGCTCGGCCGGACCCGGACGGCGCGGGGGTGGTCTCGATCGACCAGAGCGCGATCCGTGGCTCGCGCCGGTCCAACCCGGCCACGTACACCGGGCTGCTCGACCCGATCCGCAAGGCGTTCGCGAAGGCCAGCGGGGCGAAGCCGGCCCTGTTCAGCGCCAACTCGGAAGGCGCCTGCCCCGCCTGCAAGGGCGCCGGGGTCATCTACACCGATCTCGCGATCATGGCGGGTGTCTCGACCCCCTGCGAGGAGTGCGAGGGCAAGCGCTACCAGGCGTCGGTGCTGGAGCACCGCCTCGGGGGCCGCGACATCAGCGAGGTGCTGGCGATGTCGGTGACCGAGGCGGCGGAGTTCTTCGCCACCGGTGAGGCGCGGACGCCCGCCGCCCATCGCATCCTCGGCCGCCTCGCGGATGTCGGGCTCGGCTATCTCACCCTCGGACAGCCGCTCACCACCCTCTCCGGCGGCGAGCGGCAGCGGCTCAAGCTGGCGACCCACATGGCCGAGAAGGGCGGCGTCTACATCCTCGACGAGCCGACCACCGGTCTGCACCTCGCCGACGTCGAGCAGCTTCTCGGCCTTCTCGACCGGCTGGTCGACTCCGGCAAGTCGGTGATCGTGGTCGAACACCACCAGGCCGTCATGGCCCACGCCGACTGGATCGTCGACCTCGGCCCCGGCGCGGGCCACGACGGCGGCCGGATCGTCTTCGAGGGCACCCCCGCCGCCCTTGTCGCCGCCCGTTCCACCCTCACCGGCGAGCACCTGGCGGCGTACGTCGACGCCTGA
- the ssuE gene encoding NADPH-dependent FMN reductase: protein MATVLSVSGSPSATSRTAHLLRHLDRRLTAQGHEVIPLDVRTLPAEALFGADLRHPAITGAATLFDRAEGIVIGTPVYKAAYSGLLKSLLDLLPQYALAGKTVLPLATGGTTAHALAIDYALRPVLSSMGATHIVQGWFTLDQDITVGDSGAVTVTQGAAEALAQVVDRFSAALGGRTTRLAPTG from the coding sequence ATGGCCACCGTCCTGTCCGTCTCCGGAAGCCCCTCCGCCACCTCCCGTACCGCTCATCTCCTGCGCCACCTGGACCGACGGCTCACGGCCCAGGGACACGAGGTGATCCCCCTGGACGTCCGTACCCTCCCCGCCGAGGCCCTGTTCGGCGCCGACCTCCGCCACCCGGCGATCACCGGGGCGGCCACGCTGTTCGACCGCGCCGAAGGGATCGTCATCGGCACCCCCGTCTACAAGGCCGCCTACTCCGGACTGCTGAAGTCGCTGCTGGACCTGCTGCCGCAGTACGCCCTCGCGGGCAAGACCGTCCTGCCGCTGGCGACCGGCGGCACCACCGCACACGCCCTGGCGATCGACTACGCCCTGCGCCCGGTGCTCAGCTCCATGGGCGCCACCCACATCGTCCAGGGCTGGTTCACCCTCGACCAGGACATCACGGTGGGCGACTCCGGAGCCGTGACCGTCACCCAGGGCGCGGCCGAGGCCCTGGCCCAGGTGGTCGACCGGTTCTCGGCGGCTCTCGGCGGCCGTACGACCCGCCTGGCACCCACCGGATGA
- a CDS encoding GNAT family N-acetyltransferase: MTSVERTDPDERTASAAQPPPAPAGPVVLRAAVSDPRTGPLLRELGEEYAARYGRDAHAELARYPDEEFTAPYGGVLLLLLEAGEPVAGGAFRRYDESTAELKRIWTHSAHRRRGLARRVVAELEREAGARGYRRIRLTTGPRQPEARGLYLSTGYTPLFDTEADPESIGLLPFEKHLPPAGHRARPGVRDE, translated from the coding sequence GTGACCTCCGTCGAGCGGACGGACCCCGATGAGCGGACGGCCTCCGCCGCGCAACCGCCACCGGCCCCCGCCGGGCCCGTGGTCCTGCGGGCGGCGGTGTCCGACCCCAGGACAGGGCCCCTGCTGCGCGAACTCGGTGAGGAGTACGCGGCCCGCTACGGCAGGGACGCCCACGCCGAACTCGCCCGCTACCCCGACGAGGAGTTCACCGCCCCGTACGGCGGTGTCCTGCTCCTGCTCCTGGAGGCCGGAGAGCCCGTCGCGGGCGGCGCGTTCCGCCGGTACGACGAGAGCACGGCCGAGCTGAAACGGATCTGGACGCACTCCGCCCACCGGCGGCGCGGGCTGGCCCGGCGTGTCGTCGCCGAGCTGGAGCGCGAGGCGGGCGCCCGGGGCTACCGGCGGATACGCCTGACCACCGGTCCCCGCCAGCCCGAGGCCCGGGGGCTGTACCTCAGCACCGGCTACACCCCGCTGTTCGACACCGAGGCCGACCCGGAGTCCATCGGCCTCCTGCCCTTCGAGAAGCATCTGCCGCCCGCGGGGCACCGGGCCCGCCCGGGCGTCCGCGACGAGTGA